From Candidatus Neomarinimicrobiota bacterium:
CTCACACCGTTGATCAGGGCTCAGATCCCCCAGGTTCCTGACGAGAATTTCTTCATCGAGCCCAGCGGCCGCAACACGGCCCCGGCCATCGCCCTGGCGGCCTTTATCCTCCGTAAACGCTTCGGCGACGTCGTTATGGGCGTCTTCCCGTCAGACCATCTGATCCGGAAAGAGAAACAGTTCTATCGGGCGCTGAACCAGGCCCGCAAAAAGGCCGCCGAGGGACCTAACCTCATCACCCTGGGTATTCAACCGACCCGGCCCGCCACCGGTTTCGGCTATGTCCAATTCGAACGTAACGATGACGGCGATGTGCATCCCGTGATTCGTTTTACCGAGAAGCCGGACCTGGAGACCGCCAAGCAGTTCCTGGAGGGGGGCTTCCATCTCTGGAATGGCGGCATGTTCATCTGGCGGGTGAGCACCATCCTGGATAACCTGGCCCAACACCTACCCGCAACCTACGAGAAACTGGCCGGCATCGAACACCTCATCGATACCCCCGATTTCCAAGCTGCCCTCACCAAGATCTGGCCCGAGGTGGATTCCATCAGCATCGACTACGGCGTGCTGGAAAACGCCGATTCAATCTTCACTGTCGAAACCCGCTTTGAATGGAACGATCTGGGCAGCTGGCAAACCCTCCATGAGGTGCTACCCAAGGATAAGGCCGGAAACGCCGTCCAGGGTGACGTGACGATCCTGGACAGCTGCAACTCCCTGGTGCTGAGTGAGGACCGCTACACCGCTGCCATCGGCGTACAGGACCTGATCATTATCACCACCCCCGACGCCACCCTGGTACTTCCCCGCTCCGAGAGCGAGCGGGTGCAGGAGATTGTCCACTGGCTGCGAACCCGCCACCGTGAGGAGCTGCTATAGCCTTGCCCCGCCGCAATCCATTTGCCGAACTCGAGGCCTTGTACAACGATCTGGAGGAGGTGGCCAGCCGCCTGGGCTACGCGGTAATTGTCGACACCGGTCCCTTTAATGGGGGCGCCTGCCTGCTGGAGGGCGAAGAACTCATCGTCCTTAACAAGTCCACACCGCTGGAGCAGCGAACACGACTGCTGGCGGAGGCCCTCGCCTGCAAAGACCTCTCAGGCATCTACCTCAAACCCGCTACCCGCGCCGTTCTGGAAGATTACCTTGAGCGCGGACCAACCCTGAAGGGGATGCCATAGTATGAAAGCTCCGGGGTACAAATTGTACGCTATCAGAGCCATTAATAGATCCAGGAAACCATTATAGAGGAGAATCCGCATGTCCCTGTATAAAACTGAGGATATCCTAAACTTCGCCCTAGTCGGGCATGGCTCGGCGGGCAAAACCATTCTCTCCGAAGCCATGCTGTTCAACGCTGGTGTCATCAACCGTATAGGCACCATTGAGGCCGGCAATACGACCTCCGACTACCATGAAGACGAAATCGAGCGCCAGATTTCCATTAATGCCTCCGTTTTAAGTCTCCTCTGGGAGGGAAAGAAATTCAACCTTCTGGACACCCCCGGCTACGCCGATTTTTATGGCGAACTGCAGGCCGCCCTGCGCGTGGCCGACTTTGCCGTGGTCGTCATCCACGCCGTCTCCAACGTGGAGGTAGGCACTGAGCAGGTCTGGAACTCAGCCACCGACTACGGCCTCCCCCACCTCATCGCGGTTAATATGCTGGACAAGGAACACGCAGATTTCGACGCCGTCCTCAACGTGGCCCGCGAACGGTTCGGCTCCAAAGTCTTTCCCATCACCCTTCCCATTAACCAGGGGCCAGGCTTCAACCAGGTGGCGGATGTACTCCGTAAAGAGCTGTACACCTACAAAACCGATGGCTCCGGCAAGTACACCCATGAGCCCCTGTCCGGGGAATGGGCCGAACGGATCGCCAAGCTGCACGAAGAACTGATCGAACTGGTGGCCGAGTCCGACGATACCCTCCTGGAGAAATTCTTCGAGAACTACGAGCTCTCCGAAGAAGAGCTCCGTGGTGGCCTCCACGGAGCCTTCCTGAATGGCTCCCTGATCCCGGTTTTCGCTGTCTCTGCGCTAACCAATGTCGGCATCCGCCGCATGATGGATGTCCTGGCCAAGTATGGCCCCTGCGCCATCGACTTCAAGGAAGTGAAAGGCAAGGTTAGCGTTGATAGCGAAGAAGAAATCACCCGGCCCGCTACCGAAAATAGTCCTGTTTCAGCCTTCGTATTCAAGACGGTCAGCGAGCCCCATCTGGGAGAACTTTCTTTCTTCCGGGTTTACTCGGGCAAGGTGAAGATGGGCGCCGACCTGTTCAACATCAACCGCAGCAAGCAGGAGCGCATGGGCACTGTTTACAGCATGAACGGTAAGGATCGCAAGGAGCTGGGCGAGGTAGTGGCCGGTGACATCGCCGCGGTGGTCAAGCTCAAGCACACCCACACCGGCGATACGCTCTGCGGCAGCACCAATCCCATTGTGCTCCCGAAAATTCACCTGCCGGAACAGAAAATCCGGGCCGCTATCGCTCCCAAGGCTAAGGGTGACGAAGACAAAATCAGCAACGGTCTCGCTACCCTTCACGAAGAAGACCCCACCTTCCTCTTCGAGTATGACCCCGAGCTGAAACAGACCATCATCTCGGGCCAGGGCGAGCTCCACCTGGAGATCGTTATCCAGCGACTCAAACAGCTGTTCAAAGTAGAGGTGGACCTGCTCCCACCTAAAGTGCCGTACCGGGAGACCATCAGTTCCAGGGGCGAATCCAAGTATCGCCATAAGAAGCAGACCGGCGGTGCCGGCCAGTTCGCTGAAGTGTGGATGTACATTGAGCCACTGGCGCCTGAATCGGGCGCCGAGTTCGAAAGCAAGGTAGTAGGCATGGCCATCGACCGGGCGTTCATACCCTCTATCGAGAAGGGCGTGCGGATCGCCACCGAAGAGGGGGTCCTGGCCGGCTACCGCTGTGTGGACTTCAAGGCGGTGGTCTATGACGGTAAGCAACACCCGGTGGATTCCAAGGACATTGCCTTTCAGATCGCTGGCCGGGAGGCCTTCAAGGAGGCCTTCATGAATGCCAATCCTAAACTGCTGGAGCCCATTTACGAGGTGGATGTTCTGGTGCCGGAGGAATTCATGGGCGACGTCATGGGTGACATCTCCGCCCGCCGGGGTAAGATCCTGGGCATGGAGACGGAAGGCCGCCACCAGCGGGTAAAGGCCCACATCCCTCTGGCCAACCTGGACCAGTACGCCACCGCTCTGCGCTCCATGACGGGGGGCCGGGGCCTTCACAACCAGCGCTTCGCTCACTACGAGAACATGCCCCACG
This genomic window contains:
- the fusA gene encoding elongation factor G; this encodes MSLYKTEDILNFALVGHGSAGKTILSEAMLFNAGVINRIGTIEAGNTTSDYHEDEIERQISINASVLSLLWEGKKFNLLDTPGYADFYGELQAALRVADFAVVVIHAVSNVEVGTEQVWNSATDYGLPHLIAVNMLDKEHADFDAVLNVARERFGSKVFPITLPINQGPGFNQVADVLRKELYTYKTDGSGKYTHEPLSGEWAERIAKLHEELIELVAESDDTLLEKFFENYELSEEELRGGLHGAFLNGSLIPVFAVSALTNVGIRRMMDVLAKYGPCAIDFKEVKGKVSVDSEEEITRPATENSPVSAFVFKTVSEPHLGELSFFRVYSGKVKMGADLFNINRSKQERMGTVYSMNGKDRKELGEVVAGDIAAVVKLKHTHTGDTLCGSTNPIVLPKIHLPEQKIRAAIAPKAKGDEDKISNGLATLHEEDPTFLFEYDPELKQTIISGQGELHLEIVIQRLKQLFKVEVDLLPPKVPYRETISSRGESKYRHKKQTGGAGQFAEVWMYIEPLAPESGAEFESKVVGMAIDRAFIPSIEKGVRIATEEGVLAGYRCVDFKAVVYDGKQHPVDSKDIAFQIAGREAFKEAFMNANPKLLEPIYEVDVLVPEEFMGDVMGDISARRGKILGMETEGRHQRVKAHIPLANLDQYATALRSMTGGRGLHNQRFAHYENMPHDEEQRVIAAAKKEKEEAQN
- a CDS encoding mannose-1-phosphate guanylyltransferase; its protein translation is MHCVILAGGVGTRFWPKSRRRHPKQLLGLINNKSLVVQTVERLEKDHNCEGLYLVASDELTPLIRAQIPQVPDENFFIEPSGRNTAPAIALAAFILRKRFGDVVMGVFPSDHLIRKEKQFYRALNQARKKAAEGPNLITLGIQPTRPATGFGYVQFERNDDGDVHPVIRFTEKPDLETAKQFLEGGFHLWNGGMFIWRVSTILDNLAQHLPATYEKLAGIEHLIDTPDFQAALTKIWPEVDSISIDYGVLENADSIFTVETRFEWNDLGSWQTLHEVLPKDKAGNAVQGDVTILDSCNSLVLSEDRYTAAIGVQDLIIITTPDATLVLPRSESERVQEIVHWLRTRHREELL